Proteins from one Phyllobacterium zundukense genomic window:
- a CDS encoding NAD-dependent epimerase/dehydratase family protein produces the protein MVTGVVLVTGASGFIGVELVKQLEASGYRVIGATRNAYGSNTESAQLPAPDEPVEAFERILGNVDHVVHLAAIAHTQLVNATDTYHAVNCVLAAKLARAAHTTISGKFVFVSSIRAQCASVHEGVAVESDLPRPTDDYGRAKLAAEAEIALTMIRGNYTILRPVLVYGAGVKGNMSMLMKLAVLPVPLPLKSLAGRRSLLDRAALCRAIIHSLNEPKTDRGTFIVSDRNPVTVPQILAAMRRRRGRNPGLFSCPPWILNIAAQITGQGDRWKTLNGDLIASSAKLQSTGWKAVDNPAGHIAELS, from the coding sequence ATGGTAACGGGCGTTGTCCTCGTGACGGGAGCCTCAGGTTTCATCGGTGTGGAATTGGTCAAGCAACTCGAAGCATCCGGCTATCGCGTGATCGGTGCTACGCGAAACGCCTATGGCTCCAACACGGAAAGCGCGCAGCTGCCCGCACCGGACGAGCCTGTCGAAGCATTCGAGCGCATCCTCGGAAATGTCGATCATGTCGTGCATCTGGCGGCTATCGCGCACACGCAGCTGGTCAACGCCACCGATACCTATCATGCAGTTAACTGCGTGCTGGCGGCAAAGCTTGCCCGGGCCGCACATACAACCATCTCGGGCAAGTTTGTTTTTGTTTCCTCCATACGTGCACAATGTGCCAGCGTTCACGAAGGGGTTGCGGTGGAAAGTGATCTGCCGCGACCAACTGATGATTACGGTCGGGCCAAGCTTGCAGCCGAGGCTGAAATCGCCTTAACAATGATCCGTGGAAACTATACGATCCTGCGTCCTGTGCTCGTTTACGGAGCGGGTGTGAAGGGTAATATGTCGATGCTCATGAAACTTGCGGTATTGCCCGTCCCATTGCCACTTAAGTCCTTGGCCGGCCGACGATCCTTGCTCGATCGCGCCGCTCTCTGCCGCGCCATCATCCATAGTTTGAACGAGCCGAAAACCGATCGTGGCACGTTCATTGTGTCCGACAGAAATCCAGTAACGGTACCGCAGATACTCGCCGCCATGCGCCGCCGGCGCGGTCGCAATCCTGGGTTGTTTTCATGCCCACCGTGGATATTAAACATTGCCGCACAAATAACGGGCCAGGGCGATCGCTGGAAAACGCTGAACGGTGACTTGATTGCGAGTTCGGCCAAGCTCCAATCGACTGGGTGGAAGGCTGTCGACAATCCTGCGGGGCACATTGCGGAACTATCCTGA
- a CDS encoding MBL fold metallo-hydrolase — MSAFEISRRNLFLASSAMAGGFAMSQMISEIAEAAVPPSDIKSPGFKRFKLGDFEITTLLDGLRPGDGPFPTFGANQSQEAIAELMRANFLPETKMVNGFTPVLINTGSELVLIDTGFGAGGRENGLGQLEANMKGAGYTPDQVTLVVITHMHGDHIGGLMNGETPGFANARYVGGQIEYDFWTDAARTGTPAETNAKAVNAKVKPLAEKFTFIKAGDAVVPGITSEAAYGHTPGHMIFHIESAGKHLVLTADTANHYVASLQRPDWEVAFDTDKAMGAATRKKVFDMIAADKVPFIGYHMPFPGVGFVEKQETGYRFVPATYQFDV; from the coding sequence ATGTCTGCATTCGAGATTTCCCGCCGCAACCTCTTTCTCGCGTCAAGCGCCATGGCCGGTGGATTTGCAATGTCGCAGATGATTTCTGAAATCGCCGAGGCAGCTGTTCCACCATCGGACATCAAGTCTCCGGGCTTCAAACGCTTCAAGCTGGGCGATTTCGAAATCACCACCTTGCTCGACGGGCTTCGCCCGGGTGATGGTCCATTTCCAACCTTCGGTGCCAATCAGAGCCAGGAGGCAATCGCCGAATTGATGCGTGCCAATTTCCTGCCAGAAACAAAAATGGTCAACGGTTTCACACCGGTTCTGATCAATACCGGATCTGAACTGGTGCTCATCGACACAGGCTTTGGCGCAGGCGGTCGCGAAAATGGTCTTGGTCAACTTGAGGCAAATATGAAAGGCGCGGGCTATACGCCTGATCAGGTGACGCTTGTTGTCATCACCCACATGCACGGCGACCATATCGGCGGCCTGATGAATGGCGAAACACCCGGCTTTGCCAATGCGCGCTATGTCGGCGGGCAGATCGAATATGACTTCTGGACCGACGCTGCACGTACAGGCACTCCGGCCGAAACCAATGCCAAAGCTGTCAATGCCAAGGTCAAGCCGCTTGCCGAAAAGTTCACCTTCATCAAGGCGGGCGATGCGGTAGTCCCTGGCATCACCAGCGAAGCGGCCTATGGCCACACGCCCGGCCACATGATTTTCCACATCGAATCGGCTGGCAAGCATCTCGTCTTGACCGCTGACACAGCCAATCATTACGTCGCCTCGTTGCAGCGTCCCGATTGGGAAGTCGCATTCGACACCGACAAAGCCATGGGCGCGGCAACACGCAAGAAGGTGTTCGACATGATTGCGGCCGACAAGGTCCCATTCATTGGCTACCATATGCCATTCCCTGGCGTGGGTTTTGTCGAAAAGCAGGAAACGGGCTATCGGTTCGTGCCGGCTACCTATCAATTCGACGTTTGA
- a CDS encoding DinB family protein: MSDIALRNHFSAMARNSAWSNFRLLSACGQLTDEEFAQERTSFFPSIQLTLNHNLIVDHLYMADMIGKGRKNIGLVGDIPYPKASDLKQAQTEFDSSLIGFCDDMEPEELDKIVSITWGTGDTSQEPIYLLLSHLFVHQIHHRGQAHAMLAGTNVPPPQLDEFFLNYDKPRRQGEPNTEPGLPADKAFRDSLYE; the protein is encoded by the coding sequence ATGTCTGATATCGCCCTTCGCAATCATTTCTCGGCCATGGCGCGCAACAGCGCCTGGTCGAATTTCCGGCTGCTCAGCGCGTGTGGGCAACTCACCGACGAAGAGTTTGCTCAAGAGCGTACCAGCTTCTTTCCATCCATTCAGTTGACGTTGAACCACAACCTTATCGTCGATCACCTTTACATGGCAGACATGATCGGAAAAGGGCGCAAGAACATTGGTCTGGTGGGCGACATACCCTATCCCAAGGCTTCGGACCTGAAGCAGGCACAGACAGAGTTCGATAGCAGCCTCATCGGCTTCTGCGACGATATGGAGCCCGAAGAACTCGACAAGATCGTATCGATCACATGGGGGACTGGCGACACCTCGCAAGAACCGATCTACCTCTTGCTATCGCACCTTTTTGTGCACCAGATCCATCACCGGGGGCAGGCGCATGCCATGCTGGCAGGTACCAATGTTCCGCCGCCGCAACTCGACGAGTTCTTTCTGAACTACGACAAACCGCGTCGCCAGGGCGAGCCTAACACCGAACCGGGTCTGCCTGCTGACAAGGCTTTCCGCGACAGTCTCTACGAATAG
- a CDS encoding SDR family oxidoreductase, giving the protein MTKKAVVVGANGIIGSNLISHLVELGDWEIIGLSRRGGVASGKLRHIAVDLLDATDASDKLAHLTDVTHIFYAAYQDRPTWAELVPPNLAMLVNAVNAIEPIAARLEHISLMQGYKVYGAHLGPFKTPARETDANHMPPEFNIDQQDFLEALQKGKSWTWSALRPSVVVGFALGNPMNLASVIAVYASMSKELGIPLRFPGKPGAYDSLLEMTDAGLLARATVFIATNPHCGNQAFNINNGDLFRWSEMWPKIARFFDLEVAPPLPMSLNVVMADKEDLWNRMIEKHGLAKTPYRDVSSWAFGDAVFSWNYDFFADGSRLRRAGFHEYVDTEEMFMRVFSDLRGRRIIP; this is encoded by the coding sequence ATGACTAAAAAAGCAGTTGTTGTTGGTGCCAATGGCATCATCGGTAGCAATCTGATTTCGCATCTTGTCGAACTGGGCGACTGGGAAATTATCGGCCTGTCGCGCCGCGGCGGAGTGGCAAGCGGCAAACTCAGACATATCGCTGTCGATCTTCTCGATGCGACAGACGCCAGCGATAAGCTCGCCCATCTCACCGACGTGACGCATATATTCTATGCGGCCTATCAGGACCGGCCGACTTGGGCCGAGCTTGTGCCGCCAAACCTCGCCATGCTGGTGAATGCCGTGAACGCAATCGAGCCGATCGCGGCCCGTCTCGAACACATCAGTCTGATGCAAGGTTATAAGGTCTATGGCGCACATCTCGGGCCGTTCAAGACACCGGCGCGCGAGACCGATGCCAATCACATGCCGCCGGAATTCAACATCGATCAGCAGGATTTTTTGGAGGCATTGCAGAAGGGCAAGAGCTGGACCTGGTCGGCACTACGGCCGTCCGTCGTCGTAGGCTTTGCGCTCGGCAATCCCATGAACCTTGCTTCGGTGATCGCCGTCTATGCCTCGATGTCGAAAGAACTCGGCATTCCGCTACGCTTTCCCGGTAAACCGGGCGCCTATGACAGTCTACTGGAAATGACGGATGCCGGGCTCTTGGCGCGGGCAACGGTGTTTATCGCAACAAACCCGCACTGCGGCAATCAGGCGTTCAACATCAACAACGGCGATCTTTTCCGCTGGAGCGAGATGTGGCCGAAGATCGCGCGGTTTTTCGATCTGGAGGTCGCGCCGCCACTGCCGATGTCGCTGAACGTCGTCATGGCGGACAAGGAGGATTTATGGAACCGCATGATCGAGAAGCACGGTCTTGCAAAGACACCCTACAGGGATGTGTCATCCTGGGCATTCGGCGATGCGGTCTTCAGTTGGAACTACGACTTCTTTGCCGACGGCTCCCGCCTGCGGCGGGCCGGGTTCCATGAATATGTCGATACAGAGGAGATGTTCATGCGTGTGTTCAGTGATTTGCGCGGACGCAGGATCATTCCTTAA
- a CDS encoding RlmE family RNA methyltransferase, whose protein sequence is MAKTTTGGRGGTGTRGLHTKIKKKAGTIKESSRRWLERHINDPYVQRSKADGYRSRAAYKLIEINDRYKILKKGQRIIDLGAAPGGWSQIAASIVGSPEDVPTVVGIDYLHIDPLPGVTLLEMDFLDDAAPDRLMEALGGQPDIVLSDMAAPTTGHRRTDHIRTTHLCEVAADFAVSVLRPGGHFLTKTFQGGTENEVLTLLKKHFKSVHHVKPPASRAESVELYLLARDFKGLPDDRDSID, encoded by the coding sequence ATGGCTAAGACGACGACAGGAGGACGCGGCGGCACAGGCACGCGCGGTCTGCACACCAAGATCAAGAAGAAGGCCGGCACGATCAAGGAATCGTCGCGTCGCTGGCTTGAGCGTCATATCAACGATCCGTATGTGCAGCGCTCCAAGGCAGACGGTTATCGTTCGCGCGCCGCCTATAAACTGATCGAGATCAATGACCGCTACAAAATCCTCAAAAAAGGTCAGCGCATTATCGATCTTGGCGCTGCTCCGGGTGGCTGGAGTCAGATCGCGGCTTCGATCGTCGGCTCCCCGGAAGACGTCCCAACTGTCGTTGGCATTGACTACCTGCATATCGATCCATTGCCGGGCGTCACCTTGCTCGAGATGGATTTTCTCGATGATGCCGCGCCGGACAGGCTCATGGAAGCACTGGGCGGCCAACCGGATATCGTCCTGTCGGACATGGCTGCGCCGACGACCGGCCACCGCCGTACTGACCACATACGCACAACCCACCTTTGCGAAGTCGCCGCGGATTTTGCCGTTTCCGTTCTGCGTCCGGGCGGACATTTTCTCACCAAGACATTTCAGGGCGGGACCGAAAATGAAGTGCTCACATTGCTGAAGAAGCATTTCAAGTCCGTCCACCATGTGAAGCCACCTGCATCACGTGCGGAATCCGTCGAGCTTTATTTGCTGGCGAGGGACTTCAAGGGATTGCCCGACGACCGGGATTCGATTGACTAA
- a CDS encoding Ppx/GppA phosphatase family protein, translating to MKDPERGAPVAPNGGASGGGMVLNGTQGPTKNGPGPHGDPAHHRQESQSDSLEGRFDKNHKKRARRRKRGTSKQAPTSTETAVVSSVSPPPANTPAKAAKKRRPNRFRRRGRAGIKPVETAPPVVATAKPSAAPVQAAQRLPSRHFGGPLYAALDLGTNNCRLLVASPTRPGQFRVVDAFSRIVRLGEGLGATGRLNDNAMDRAIEALKICRDKLESHDVRRARLIATEACRQASNGEEFLARVKRETGLDLEIINRQTEARLAVSGCGTLVERETDAVVLFDIGGGSSEIALIDVSERRSPRLAEHIIAWTSLPVGVVTLAERFGGRDVTTDNFAVMVDHVAELINDFSERHKLGDLVKSQNFHLLGTSGTVTTLAGIHLGLERYDRRRIDGIWMQNDDVTEMTSKLLSWSFDERVANPCIGADRADLVLAGCAILDAIRNVWPSQKLRVADRGLREGILTELMSRDGAWRNRWLRATT from the coding sequence TTGAAAGACCCCGAGAGAGGCGCACCAGTTGCGCCGAATGGAGGGGCGTCTGGTGGTGGCATGGTGCTGAATGGCACTCAAGGTCCCACCAAGAATGGGCCCGGACCGCATGGGGATCCTGCACATCACAGGCAGGAAAGCCAATCCGATTCCCTGGAAGGACGCTTCGACAAGAACCACAAGAAACGTGCGCGCCGCAGAAAACGCGGCACGTCGAAACAGGCGCCTACTTCGACCGAGACAGCTGTTGTTTCGAGCGTTTCGCCTCCCCCTGCCAATACTCCGGCCAAAGCCGCCAAGAAGCGGCGGCCCAATCGCTTTCGTCGTCGGGGCCGCGCCGGGATCAAACCTGTCGAAACGGCACCGCCAGTTGTTGCGACAGCAAAGCCGTCGGCAGCTCCGGTTCAAGCCGCGCAGCGGCTCCCATCCAGGCATTTCGGAGGACCGCTCTATGCCGCACTCGATCTTGGCACCAACAATTGCCGGCTTCTTGTGGCGTCGCCCACCCGCCCCGGCCAGTTTCGCGTCGTCGATGCCTTTTCCCGTATCGTCCGCCTCGGTGAAGGCCTCGGCGCGACGGGGCGCCTGAACGACAACGCTATGGATCGCGCTATCGAGGCGCTGAAGATCTGTCGCGACAAGCTTGAGAGCCACGATGTGCGCCGCGCCCGCCTTATCGCCACCGAAGCCTGCCGTCAGGCGTCGAACGGCGAGGAGTTCTTGGCCAGGGTAAAACGCGAAACCGGCCTCGATCTCGAGATCATCAATCGCCAGACCGAAGCTCGTCTTGCGGTATCCGGCTGTGGCACGCTGGTCGAGCGTGAAACCGACGCAGTCGTGCTGTTCGATATTGGCGGCGGTTCCTCGGAGATCGCGCTGATCGATGTTTCGGAGCGTCGCTCGCCGCGGCTTGCCGAACATATCATTGCCTGGACATCGCTTCCCGTCGGAGTGGTCACACTCGCCGAGCGCTTTGGCGGGCGTGATGTGACCACCGATAACTTCGCAGTCATGGTCGATCATGTTGCCGAATTGATCAACGATTTCTCCGAGCGTCACAAGCTCGGTGATCTCGTCAAAAGCCAGAACTTTCATCTGCTCGGCACGTCCGGCACGGTCACGACGCTCGCCGGTATTCATCTCGGTCTCGAGCGTTATGATCGCCGCCGTATCGATGGTATCTGGATGCAGAACGACGATGTCACGGAAATGACCAGCAAGCTCCTGTCGTGGAGCTTCGATGAACGGGTTGCCAATCCGTGCATTGGGGCTGATCGCGCGGATCTCGTTCTTGCCGGCTGTGCCATACTCGATGCGATCCGCAACGTTTGGCCCAGCCAGAAATTGCGCGTGGCCGATCGCGGGCTGCGCGAAGGTATTTTGACTGAACTCATGTCGCGTGATGGCGCGTGGCGCAATCGCTGGTTGCGTGCAACCACATGA
- the guaB gene encoding IMP dehydrogenase: MAKIVESATGALALTFDDVLLQPGHSEVMPGQTDIRTRIAPDIELNLPLLSAAMDTVTESRLAIAMAQAGGMGVIHRNLTPELQAEEVRQVKKFESGMVVNPVTIGPDATLADAQALMRAHGISGIPVVENSGEGSRKPGRLVGILTNRDVRFASDPAQKIYELMTRENLITVRENNVQHEEAKRLLHQHRIEKLLVVDDKGYCVGLITVKDMEKSQLNPNAAKDAQGRLRVAAASSVGEDGFERAERLIAAGVDVLVIDTAHGHSQRVLDAVTRAKKMSNAVRIIAGNVATAAGTQALIDAGADAVKVGIGPGSICTTRIVAGVGVPQLSAIMSAVEAAHKSNVPVIADGGIKYSGDFAKALAAGASAAMAGSALAGTEESPGEVYLYQGRSFKAYRGMGSVGAMARGSADRYFQAEVRDELKLVPEGIEGQVAYKGPVSGVLHQLAGGLRASMGYVGAKNLEEFREKATFVRITNAGLRESHTHDVTITRESPNYPGGN; the protein is encoded by the coding sequence ATGGCAAAAATCGTTGAATCCGCGACAGGCGCGCTCGCACTGACATTTGATGATGTCCTGCTCCAGCCAGGTCATTCCGAGGTTATGCCCGGCCAGACCGATATTCGCACCCGTATCGCTCCCGATATCGAGCTCAACCTGCCATTGCTATCAGCGGCGATGGACACAGTCACCGAATCGCGTCTCGCCATCGCCATGGCGCAGGCGGGGGGCATGGGCGTCATTCATCGCAATCTCACGCCTGAACTGCAGGCCGAGGAAGTCCGCCAGGTCAAGAAGTTCGAATCCGGCATGGTCGTCAATCCCGTTACCATCGGGCCGGACGCGACCCTTGCCGATGCGCAGGCATTGATGCGCGCCCACGGCATTTCCGGCATTCCTGTGGTCGAGAACTCCGGCGAGGGCAGCCGCAAGCCGGGCCGTCTCGTCGGCATCCTCACCAACCGCGACGTACGGTTCGCCTCCGATCCTGCCCAGAAGATCTACGAACTGATGACGCGCGAGAACCTGATCACCGTGCGTGAAAACAACGTTCAGCACGAAGAGGCCAAGCGGCTTTTGCATCAGCACCGCATCGAAAAGCTGCTTGTTGTGGATGACAAGGGCTATTGCGTTGGGCTGATCACAGTCAAGGACATGGAAAAGTCGCAGCTCAACCCGAACGCCGCCAAGGACGCGCAAGGCCGGCTTCGTGTCGCCGCCGCATCGAGCGTTGGCGAGGATGGTTTCGAACGGGCCGAGCGGCTTATTGCTGCCGGCGTGGACGTTCTCGTCATCGATACTGCTCACGGCCATTCGCAGCGCGTTCTCGATGCTGTTACCCGCGCCAAGAAGATGTCGAATGCCGTACGTATCATTGCCGGAAATGTCGCCACTGCCGCGGGAACACAGGCGCTGATCGATGCGGGCGCCGATGCGGTCAAAGTCGGTATTGGACCGGGCTCGATCTGCACGACGCGGATCGTCGCCGGTGTCGGTGTGCCGCAGCTTTCCGCAATCATGTCTGCGGTTGAAGCAGCACACAAATCGAATGTGCCAGTCATCGCCGATGGCGGCATCAAATATTCCGGCGATTTCGCCAAGGCACTGGCCGCAGGTGCGTCCGCTGCCATGGCAGGTTCGGCACTTGCGGGCACGGAAGAAAGCCCGGGTGAGGTCTATCTTTACCAGGGCCGCTCGTTCAAGGCCTATCGCGGCATGGGCTCAGTTGGTGCTATGGCACGGGGATCGGCTGATCGCTACTTCCAGGCGGAAGTGCGCGACGAACTGAAGCTCGTGCCGGAAGGTATCGAAGGCCAGGTCGCCTACAAGGGTCCGGTTTCAGGCGTTTTGCATCAGCTTGCCGGCGGTCTCAGGGCATCCATGGGCTATGTCGGTGCAAAAAATCTGGAAGAATTCCGCGAAAAGGCTACATTCGTCCGCATCACCAATGCAGGTCTGCGCGAAAGCCACACCCATGATGTTACGATCACTCGCGAAAGCCCGAATTACCCGGGCGGCAATTAA
- a CDS encoding D-amino acid dehydrogenase, translating to MKVLVLGSGVVGVTSAWYLAQAGHEVTVIDRQPGPARETSFANAGEISPGYSSPWAGPGVPIKAIKWMLMHFGPLVVRPKFDPYMALWLAKMLRNCTSMRYARNKARMVPIAEYSRDCLKALRAEVGISYDERTQGTLQLFRTQKQYDGSAGDIEVLKHFGVPYELLDPDGCIKAEPALAHVKDKFTGGLRLPNDETGDCQMFTEKLAALCAEAGVKFRFNTTITSINTSTSRIASVSTETEELIADAYVVAFGSYSPFLLRRIGVYIPVYPVKGYSITVPITNEDAAPVSTVMDETYKVAITRLGDRIRAGGTAEISGYDLTLREKRQATLMHSVGDLFPKGGDLTEASFWTGLRPMTPDGPPIIGGGTRYSNLYLNTGHGTLGWTMSCGSGRVLADIISGKSPDVDPLPLNISRYG from the coding sequence ATGAAAGTTCTCGTCCTTGGCAGTGGCGTCGTCGGCGTCACATCGGCCTGGTATCTGGCGCAGGCGGGCCACGAGGTCACCGTCATCGACCGCCAGCCAGGACCGGCGCGGGAGACGAGCTTCGCCAATGCCGGAGAAATATCGCCGGGCTATTCCTCGCCATGGGCCGGCCCCGGTGTCCCGATCAAGGCAATCAAGTGGATGCTGATGCATTTTGGCCCGCTCGTCGTTCGGCCGAAGTTCGATCCCTATATGGCGCTGTGGTTAGCCAAGATGCTGCGCAACTGCACCTCAATGCGATATGCCCGCAACAAGGCCCGGATGGTCCCGATCGCGGAATACAGCCGCGATTGCCTCAAGGCGCTGCGCGCCGAGGTCGGCATTTCATATGATGAACGGACGCAGGGAACCCTGCAGCTCTTCCGCACGCAAAAGCAGTATGACGGAAGCGCTGGAGATATCGAAGTCCTGAAGCACTTCGGTGTGCCTTACGAGCTACTCGATCCGGACGGCTGTATCAAAGCTGAGCCAGCATTGGCCCATGTCAAAGATAAATTCACAGGAGGTTTGCGGCTTCCAAACGACGAAACCGGCGACTGCCAGATGTTCACCGAAAAGCTCGCAGCTCTTTGTGCCGAGGCCGGCGTCAAGTTCCGGTTCAACACGACGATCACGTCGATCAACACCAGCACGAGCCGCATTGCCAGCGTATCGACCGAGACAGAAGAACTGATCGCAGACGCCTATGTGGTTGCTTTCGGCAGCTATTCACCCTTCCTGCTGCGGCGCATCGGTGTTTACATCCCTGTTTATCCGGTAAAGGGCTACTCGATTACCGTGCCGATCACCAACGAGGATGCCGCTCCGGTTTCGACTGTGATGGACGAGACCTACAAGGTCGCGATCACCCGCCTCGGTGATCGCATCCGCGCCGGCGGCACCGCCGAAATTTCAGGATATGATCTCACCCTGCGCGAGAAGCGTCAGGCAACCCTCATGCACTCGGTCGGCGACTTGTTCCCCAAGGGTGGTGATCTGACCGAAGCAAGCTTCTGGACGGGCCTGCGGCCCATGACCCCGGACGGTCCGCCGATTATAGGCGGCGGCACGAGGTACTCGAATCTCTATCTCAACACCGGCCACGGCACGCTTGGCTGGACAATGTCCTGCGGCTCTGGCCGCGTGCTCGCCGATATAATTTCCGGTAAATCGCCGGATGTGGACCCGCTGCCCCTGAATATCAGCCGTTACGGCTGA
- a CDS encoding dihydrofolate reductase family protein, protein MGKVIVSFTMSLDGFIAGPNISPEDAMGEGGERLHEWLFDGSSEVDRDMAREMPANIGSVILGKRTFDLGLPHWEDTPFPAPSFVLTHEKREPLKMKSAAFTFVNNGVESAIQQAKAAAGEKDIVVMGANVAQQLLQTRLVDEIVLQLAPVLLGRGTRLFDEIDETIELRNTRTIQSPLVTHLRYQIL, encoded by the coding sequence ATGGGAAAAGTAATTGTCTCGTTTACAATGTCACTCGATGGCTTCATCGCCGGCCCTAATATCAGCCCCGAAGACGCCATGGGTGAGGGCGGCGAACGGTTGCATGAATGGTTGTTTGACGGAAGCTCTGAAGTCGACCGCGACATGGCACGGGAGATGCCTGCCAACATAGGTTCGGTGATCCTCGGGAAGCGAACTTTCGATCTTGGACTGCCGCATTGGGAGGATACGCCGTTTCCCGCCCCGAGCTTTGTCCTCACCCACGAAAAACGTGAGCCGCTAAAGATGAAGAGCGCGGCATTCACTTTCGTCAACAACGGCGTCGAAAGCGCTATACAGCAGGCGAAAGCAGCGGCAGGTGAAAAGGACATCGTTGTTATGGGAGCAAATGTCGCCCAACAGCTGTTGCAAACGAGGCTGGTGGATGAAATCGTTCTCCAACTCGCGCCGGTTTTGCTCGGGCGGGGGACACGCCTGTTCGACGAGATTGATGAAACGATCGAGCTGAGAAACACAAGAACTATCCAGTCGCCGCTGGTCACCCACTTGCGTTATCAGATCCTGTGA
- a CDS encoding cold-shock protein: MSTGTVKWFNSTKGFGFIQPDDGSADVFVHISAVERAGMRSLNDGQKINFELVRDNKSGKMTADQLQAG; the protein is encoded by the coding sequence ATGAGCACTGGAACAGTAAAGTGGTTTAATTCCACAAAAGGCTTCGGCTTCATTCAACCAGATGATGGTTCAGCAGACGTATTCGTACACATCTCTGCCGTTGAGCGCGCTGGTATGCGCAGCCTCAATGACGGTCAGAAGATCAACTTCGAATTGGTCCGTGACAACAAGTCGGGCAAGATGACTGCTGATCAGCTTCAGGCTGGCTGA
- a CDS encoding DHA2 family efflux MFS transporter permease subunit: MNRIVPLVLAVALFMENMDSTVIATSLPAIAADIGTSPIALKLALTAYLVSLAVFIPVSGWMADRFGAKNVFRAAIIVFVVGSIACAVSGSLLEFVVSRFLQGVGGAMMTPVGRLVLVRSTPRNELVSAMAWLTMPALIGPLIGPPVGGFLTTYFSWHWIFLINVPIGILGIIIATRYLPSIETLVQRPLDVPGFFLSGIAASGIVFGLSVVSLPALPTWVGMATLLTGIVSAVLYLVHARRTAEPLLSLNLLDNQIFRAAIVGGSLFRIGVGAIPFLLPLMFQIGFGLTPFQSGMITFVSALGAMSMKLVTKWFYRKTGFRNSLMYGSFVAAIFVAVNGFFTPETPYWLMILLLLVGGFFRSLFFTGTNALAYADIPNEQTSQATPISSVAQQISIALGVAVAGGILEITTKIHGGPLQLSDFHIAFFVVAAISGLACLSFRGLQPDAGSEVSGHRPLIKVAAPAE; encoded by the coding sequence TTGAACCGTATTGTTCCGCTTGTCCTGGCCGTCGCCCTTTTCATGGAGAACATGGACTCCACCGTCATCGCGACGTCACTGCCGGCGATCGCTGCTGATATCGGCACCAGTCCGATCGCGCTGAAACTTGCCCTGACGGCCTACCTCGTCTCGCTCGCGGTTTTCATTCCGGTCAGCGGCTGGATGGCCGACAGGTTTGGCGCAAAGAATGTTTTTCGCGCCGCGATCATCGTATTCGTCGTCGGATCCATTGCTTGCGCAGTCTCGGGGTCACTGCTGGAATTCGTCGTATCGCGCTTTCTACAAGGCGTAGGCGGCGCAATGATGACGCCTGTCGGCCGTCTCGTCCTCGTGCGTTCGACGCCGCGCAATGAACTCGTCAGCGCTATGGCATGGCTGACAATGCCGGCGCTCATCGGCCCTCTGATCGGGCCACCCGTTGGCGGTTTCCTGACGACCTATTTCAGCTGGCACTGGATTTTCCTGATCAACGTTCCGATCGGCATCCTTGGAATCATCATCGCCACGCGTTATTTGCCGTCGATCGAAACTCTGGTGCAGCGGCCACTCGATGTTCCCGGTTTCTTTTTAAGCGGTATCGCCGCCTCGGGCATCGTCTTCGGCCTGTCGGTGGTCAGTCTTCCAGCTCTTCCGACATGGGTGGGTATGGCGACGCTCCTGACCGGCATCGTTTCCGCTGTTCTTTATCTTGTCCATGCACGCCGAACGGCGGAGCCGTTGCTTTCTCTCAATCTTCTGGACAATCAGATTTTCAGAGCGGCGATCGTCGGCGGCAGTCTGTTCCGCATCGGCGTCGGGGCAATCCCGTTTCTCCTGCCGTTGATGTTTCAGATCGGCTTCGGCCTGACGCCATTCCAATCCGGAATGATCACCTTCGTATCCGCACTCGGCGCCATGAGCATGAAGCTTGTAACAAAATGGTTCTACCGGAAAACCGGCTTCCGCAATTCGCTGATGTATGGATCATTCGTCGCTGCGATATTCGTCGCAGTCAACGGGTTCTTCACACCGGAAACGCCCTATTGGCTGATGATCCTGCTGCTTCTCGTGGGCGGATTTTTCCGTTCGCTGTTCTTTACCGGGACGAACGCTCTCGCCTATGCAGATATCCCCAACGAGCAGACGAGCCAGGCGACGCCGATCAGTTCGGTTGCCCAGCAAATTTCGATCGCGCTTGGTGTGGCAGTTGCCGGCGGCATTCTCGAGATTACGACCAAGATACACGGTGGCCCGCTGCAGCTCTCCGATTTCCACATCGCCTTCTTTGTCGTGGCGGCAATTTCGGGCTTGGCATGCCTTTCGTTCAGGGGTCTGCAGCCTGACGCGGGTTCGGAGGTTTCAGGTCACCGGCCGCTGATCAAGGTGGCAGCACCAGCGGAATAG